The following are encoded together in the Bradyrhizobium algeriense genome:
- a CDS encoding protein kinase domain-containing protein translates to MTIGSQRNLGVRVGFVSETGKRSANEDYVATCLGRSGGSNRDIVAAVADGVGGHKGGREAAELAIRCFIDAYYSLPETLGVRRRASRSLEAANSWIYTQGRTDPLLSGMSCAFSSIILSRRLCHIIHIGDTRAYRLSEGRLERLTTDHIAGRGDLAHLLNRAIGFEDFARFDYATVGLRQHDRLLICSDGVHGVLADHRLQLLLSERTSPEESARALVDAAMDAGSSDNMTALVLDVVDLPPADRDELTHSIATLPILDLPETGDVIDDFTLGEILSDGRYSRLFKAIDKRQGRELVLKFPHPRVASEGSYRLAFVREAWVAARVRSLWIGEIVELPAERQTRLYSVMPLYEGETLEQRLNRSPQLSLSEGIGIATKLARAVATLHRAGIIHRDVKPDNVILLKAGGLRLVDLGVARVPLLEDFPAEDIPGTASYMAPELFGGRTGDEFSDLYALGVTVYRMFTAAYPYGEIEPFSRPRFGKPASLSRYRPDLPAWLDAVVGKALNVDPLQRYGDVIEFSHELENGAMWAKPAVASRRSLYDRDPLVFWKSLSAGLIVLVILLLAWSVRH, encoded by the coding sequence GTGACGATCGGTTCGCAACGAAATCTCGGGGTTCGCGTCGGCTTCGTCAGCGAGACCGGCAAGCGCTCCGCCAATGAGGATTACGTCGCGACCTGCCTCGGCCGGTCCGGCGGGAGCAACCGCGACATCGTCGCCGCTGTCGCCGATGGCGTCGGCGGACACAAGGGCGGGCGCGAAGCCGCCGAGCTCGCGATTCGTTGCTTCATCGACGCCTATTACTCCCTCCCCGAAACACTCGGTGTTCGCCGCCGGGCCTCGCGTTCGCTGGAAGCCGCCAACAGCTGGATCTACACGCAAGGCCGCACCGACCCGCTGCTCAGCGGCATGAGCTGCGCCTTCTCGTCGATCATCCTGTCGCGGCGGCTGTGCCACATCATTCATATCGGCGACACCCGCGCCTATCGCCTGAGCGAGGGGCGCCTGGAGCGGCTGACCACGGACCACATCGCCGGCCGCGGCGATCTCGCGCATCTGCTTAACCGCGCCATCGGCTTTGAGGACTTCGCCCGCTTCGACTACGCCACCGTCGGACTGCGCCAGCACGACAGGCTGCTGATCTGCAGCGACGGCGTTCATGGCGTGCTGGCCGATCACCGGCTGCAGCTATTGTTGAGCGAGCGCACCTCGCCGGAAGAATCCGCGCGCGCACTGGTCGACGCGGCCATGGATGCCGGCTCCAGCGACAACATGACCGCGCTGGTGCTCGACGTCGTCGACCTGCCGCCCGCCGACCGCGACGAACTCACCCACTCGATCGCGACGCTTCCGATTTTGGACTTGCCCGAAACCGGCGACGTCATCGACGATTTCACGCTCGGCGAAATATTGTCTGATGGCCGCTACAGCCGGCTGTTCAAGGCGATCGACAAACGACAAGGCCGCGAACTCGTGCTGAAGTTTCCGCATCCGCGCGTGGCCAGCGAGGGCTCCTATCGCCTCGCCTTCGTCCGCGAGGCGTGGGTCGCGGCGCGCGTGCGAAGCCTGTGGATCGGAGAAATCGTCGAACTGCCCGCCGAACGCCAGACCCGCCTCTATTCGGTGATGCCGCTTTACGAAGGCGAGACGCTGGAACAGCGGCTGAATCGTTCGCCGCAACTTTCGCTGTCTGAAGGCATCGGGATCGCGACCAAGCTGGCGCGCGCGGTCGCTACCTTGCATCGTGCCGGCATCATCCATCGCGACGTCAAGCCCGACAACGTGATCCTGCTGAAGGCCGGCGGATTGCGGCTGGTCGACCTCGGCGTCGCGCGCGTGCCGCTGCTGGAGGATTTCCCGGCCGAGGACATTCCAGGCACGGCGAGCTACATGGCGCCGGAGCTGTTCGGCGGGCGGACCGGCGACGAGTTTTCCGATCTCTATGCGCTCGGCGTCACCGTGTACCGGATGTTCACTGCCGCCTACCCTTACGGCGAGATCGAGCCGTTCTCGCGGCCCCGCTTCGGCAAGCCCGCTTCCCTCTCCCGCTATCGCCCCGACCTGCCGGCCTGGCTGGATGCGGTGGTAGGCAAGGCGCTCAACGTCGATCCGCTGCAGCGCTACGGCGACGTCATCGAGTTCTCGCACGAGCTCGAGAACGGCGCGATGTGGGCGAAGCCGGCTGTCGCATCACGGCGCTCGCTCTACGACCGCGATCCCCTCGTTTTCTGGAAGAGCCTGTCCGCCGGCCTGATCGTGCTCGTCATCCTGCTTCTGGCATGGTCGGTACGACACTAG